Below is a window of Desulfovermiculus halophilus DSM 18834 DNA.
GGCAGATACGTCCTGGACCACTCCCCTCTCCTATTCGGCCTGGGGATTGTGGAGAACGCCTTCGGCCGATGCGCCCTCATCCGGGCCGTGGAACCCGCGGCCCTGGTGGAGGAAGAAAAAAAACTTTTGGTCCGGGCCAAAAGACTGGCGGCCAAGATCCCCTGGCCGGAAGTGGATCTGCTCATTGTGGATAGGATCGGCAAGGATATCAGCGGGACGGGAATGGACACCAATGTGACCGGACGGAACCGGGATATTCTGGGGGACTTCTGTTCAGAGCCCCGGATCAAGAGGATTGTGATCCGGGGATTGACCCCGGCAACCGAGGGGAACGCTCTGGGCCTGGGCTTTGCTGACTTCTGCACCACCCGGGCGGTCCAGGCCATGGACAAAAAAAAGACCTACACCAACGCCATGACCGGTGTAAGTCCGGAAAAAGCGGCCATCCCCATGCACTTGGACACCGACCAGGAGACAATCGCGGCCGCTTTGGACTCCCTGGGGCACTGGACTCAGGAGTCAGTACGCGTGGTCCGCATCCAGGACACCCTGCATCTGCAAAGGCTCCAGGCCTCTCCGGCTCTGCTGGCCCAGCTCCCACACCATTGCTCCATCCTGGGGCGGACCCGGGAAATGCAGTTTGATGTCCAGGGCAATCTCAATGAATGATCAACGGCCCGCGTTCAGCGGATCTAAACGCGGGCCGTTGATCAATGCGGAGAACCAGAGACGAGCCGGCATCAGTCCATACAGGAGGACCATTCAGGCCGGCATCATCTGCTTCAGCCTGACCAGGTGCTTACGCTCCTCCTCAATGCACTGGTCGATGATCTTTCGCTCTCCTGCCGGAACAAATTCCTTCATTTCCTTGAAGAACAGAAGGGAATCGCGCTCAAAGTTCATGGCCAACTTCAGGGCTTCCTGCTCAGTACGCACCTGA
It encodes the following:
- a CDS encoding lactate racemase domain-containing protein, with product MPTSEFPSLAWVEQHFDPACVADIQDEVTRQVQGINLSSSYQPGQSVAITAGSRGIDRMDRILAALIANLKHMGLRPYIVPSMGSHGGASAEGQVQVLASYGITEQEMGAPILSSMDTVCLGYTDLGTPVVMDQLAAEADHIVVVNRIKAHTKFKAKIESGLMKMLAIGLGNHAGASRLHALAPIHGLGPLIEHTGRYVLDHSPLLFGLGIVENAFGRCALIRAVEPAALVEEEKKLLVRAKRLAAKIPWPEVDLLIVDRIGKDISGTGMDTNVTGRNRDILGDFCSEPRIKRIVIRGLTPATEGNALGLGFADFCTTRAVQAMDKKKTYTNAMTGVSPEKAAIPMHLDTDQETIAAALDSLGHWTQESVRVVRIQDTLHLQRLQASPALLAQLPHHCSILGRTREMQFDVQGNLNE